A region from the Kineothrix sp. IPX-CK genome encodes:
- the urtB gene encoding urea ABC transporter permease subunit UrtB — protein sequence MELLLSQIINGISGSAELFIVAIGLVIIFGMLDVVNMAHGEFVMLGAYCSCVCVNQLGVPFFLSIPVSFIFTAILGMILEQLFIRKLYGKVAETLLVTFALTYIIPQIVRILFGPENQNIENPIKGSISAGKITVPYYNIFIIVMAGVILAGTIFLFYKTKFGMQLRAITQNRKMSQCLGINSDKVDRMTFAYGCGLAGLAGALLAPISSVTPGMGTEYVVDSFLVVILGGLNSVIGSFWGAGVIEESISVMAGYMSLVTAKLLIFIVIIILIRFRPQGLFSSKDKR from the coding sequence ATGGAATTGCTTTTGTCACAGATAATTAACGGCATAAGCGGATCGGCTGAACTGTTTATCGTTGCAATTGGTTTGGTCATTATTTTCGGTATGCTGGATGTTGTAAATATGGCGCATGGTGAGTTCGTTATGTTAGGAGCTTATTGCTCATGTGTATGTGTCAATCAGTTGGGAGTACCATTTTTCTTATCCATACCTGTCAGCTTTATATTTACAGCGATTTTAGGCATGATACTTGAACAGTTATTTATCAGGAAGTTATATGGTAAGGTGGCGGAAACATTACTTGTTACGTTTGCTCTGACTTATATCATCCCTCAAATTGTCAGGATATTGTTCGGACCTGAAAACCAGAATATCGAAAATCCTATAAAAGGAAGCATTAGCGCAGGTAAAATAACCGTTCCTTATTATAATATTTTTATTATCGTAATGGCGGGAGTCATCCTGGCCGGAACCATATTCTTGTTTTATAAAACTAAATTTGGGATGCAGCTTAGAGCGATCACACAGAACAGAAAAATGTCGCAATGTCTGGGAATCAATTCCGATAAAGTGGATAGAATGACCTTCGCCTATGGCTGCGGCCTGGCAGGATTGGCCGGAGCACTGCTGGCACCTATCTCCAGTGTCACGCCGGGTATGGGCACCGAATATGTGGTGGACAGCTTTCTGGTAGTTATACTTGGCGGCTTGAATTCGGTGATCGGCTCTTTCTGGGGAGCAGGTGTAATAGAAGAATCGATATCTGTCATGGCAGGGTATATGAGCCTTGTAACAGCAAAGCTTTTGATATTCATTGTAATAATTATTTTAATCAGATTCAGACCGCAGGGTTTATTTTCCTCAAAGGATAAAAGATAA